In Cellulomonas wangsupingiae, the genomic window CGCTGGTCGACGGCACGTGCACGCAGGGCGAGGCGGTCCACCGCTTCTACTCGCCGGTCTTCCAGTCGCACTTCTTCACGAAGAGCGAGTCCGAGAAGGCGCACATCGTCGCGAACGACCGGAACTGGAGCTACGAGGGCGTCGCGTACTGCGCGGCCGCCTCCCCGGCCGCCGGCACGACCCCGCTCCACCGCTTCTGGAGCCCCGCCTTCGGCAAGCACTTCTTCACCGCCGACCAGGGCGAGGCCGACCACATCCGCGCCAACGACCGCAACTGGACCTACGAGGGCGTCGCCTACCACGTCTGGGGTGCCTGAGCACTCGTGCGGCCGCGTGCCCGCCGGACGGCGGGCACGCGGCACGGGCGTCCCGTGCGGTGGCGCAGGGCCCGCCCTACCAGCCCGCCCGTGCGCTCAGCCCCAGCAGGTACGCCTCCCAGAACCTGCCCGCGGCCGGCCCGCCGTTGCACGCGCCGTCGGACCGGCCCGGCGTCTTGAGCCACAGGTCGGCGACGTGCGGTCCGGTGCCCGTGGCCCGCGGCGGGTGCCCGAGCGCGCGCCCCTCGGGGTTGCACCACACCGTGCCGGTCGGCCCGGCCAGCGGGCCGTTGCCGTTGCGGGACGTGTCGACGACGAACGCGGCCCCACCGAGCAGCGTCGACACGTACGTGCCGTAGGCGACCTCGTGGGCGCTGGTCTGGAAGTTCGACGTGTTGACGGCGAACCCGGCCGCCCGGTCGACGCCCGCGGCGCGCAGGCGCTGCGCGATGTCGGTCAGGTGACGGGTGCTCCAGCCGAAGCTGTTGCTCGACGCCGCGTCCAGGTACACCTCCGCGCCGGCGCCGGCGTACGCGCCGACCGAGTACCGCAGCAGGTCGAGGCGTTCGGTGCTGTCGCCGCACCGGTCCAGGTGCAGCAGCGCGTCGGGCTCGACGACGACGACGGCCCGCGATCCCGCGATCCCGGCCGCGACGGCGTCGACCCACGCGCGGTACCCGTCCGGCGTCGTGATGCCGCCCGAGGAGTGGCTGCCGCAGTCGCGGTCGGGGATCGCGTAGGTGACGAACACCGGCGTCGCCCGGGCCGCGGCCGCCGCCTGGGCGTACGCCCGCACCCGCGTCGTGTCGTCGGCGGGGCCCAGCCACCGGGCGGTGCCGCGACCGGCGGCCTTCTCCAGCAGCACCGCGTCGGCCGTGCGGCCCGACGCGCGCGCAGCGCGGGCCGCTACGGCCGCGTCGCCCGCGGGGTCCGCGTACGCGGGCCGGTCCCGCAGCGCCGTCCGGTGGACGCGCTCGCCCTCGCCGTCGGGCCGCGTGCCCCCGGCCCCCGGCAGCTGCGGCCGGGGCAGCGGCGCAGGAAGCGGCAGCGTCACCACCGCCGGCACCTTCGGGGCGGCCGGGGTCGGGGTGGACCAGACGCTCGCACCCGCGGTCGAGATGAGGTACACCCGCGCGTGGTCCTTGACGACCAGACGGGCACCCGGGGACGCCGCGCCCGCGCTCCACAGCACGTCGCCACCCGTGACGACCTGCAGGTCGCCGGCCGGGGTCACCGCCGCGTGGGCGCCGGGGGTCGTCGTCGCCGTCCGCCACACCACGGCCGAGGCGCGCGTCAGCACGAGGTCGCCGTCGCCGCGCATCGTCAGCCGGACGTCGCCGACCGCGATCGACTCCTCCGCCCGCAGCACTCCACCCGACAGCACCCGGTCGGCGACGCCCGCCGCGCGCCCGTCACCCGTCGGGAGGTCGCGCACCTGGGCCTCACGCACGGCGGGCCCGGCAGTCGCCGGCAGGGGGACCAGGGCGGTCGTGGCCGCCAGGGCGGCGCCGACGGCCACGACGGCGCCCGTCAGCAGGCGGGACAGGGCGGAGGTGCGGGGCATCGGCGCAGACATCAGGGCTTCCTCGTCGGGGTCGCCTGCCCGATCGGCCGGCGCGCACGCCCGATGCGTCGGCGCCCGGGTGACCGATCCCCGGGCGTTCGGTGCGAAGCACGGCGATTGCGGCGGCCCCGCCCTGTGAGCGTGGACACAGCCGCGGCCGCCCTCGCCGGTGCGCCGCGCGGGCGAGAGCCCGCACTGACCGGCGACTCCCCGCCGCACGCCCGCGAACGCGCAGGTGAACGCTGTGTGACGGCGAGGCCCCTGTGAGCGGGGTCACCGCAGCGGGTGACCGATTCGCCGCTAACGTCGACGCATGAACGGACTCGCCCTCGCCCAGCGCAAGATGCGTGACGCCGACGTGCCCCCCGCCGCGGTCGACGTGTTCTCCCGGTTCTACGGTCTCCTGGAGTCCGGGAGCACGGGGATCGTCCGTGAGGCGGACGTCGACCCGCTGACGGACGTCCCCCACCTGGACACCCTGGAGGTCGACGACGCCGCCGCGGCGGACGCGCTCGCCCGCACGGCCGTCATCAAGCTCAACGGCGGCCTCGGCACGTCGATGGGCATGGACCGCGCGAAGTCGCTGCTGCCCGTGCGCGGGCGGCGCACCTTCCTCGACGTCATCGCCGACCAGGTCCTCGCGGCCCGCAAGAACACGGGCGCGCGCCTGCCGCTGGTCCTCATGAACTCGTTCCGGACCCGCGACGACTCCCTCGCCGCGCTCGCCGCCCACCCGGCGCTCGCCGTCGACGGGGTCCCGCTGGACTTCCTGCAGAACCGTGAGCCCAAGCTGCTGGTCGACGGGCTGACGCCCGTCGACTGGCCCGCCGACCCGACGCTCGAGTGGTGCCCGCCCGGCCACGGCGACCTGTACCCGGCGCTGTACTCCTCGGGCGTCCTGACGGCACTGCTCGACGCCGGCTTCCGTTACGCGTCCGTCTCCAACTCCGACAACCTCGGTGCGACGCCCGACGCGCGCGTCGCGGGCTGGTTCGCGGCGACGGGTGCGCCGTTCGCCGCCGAGGTCGCGCGCCGCACCCCGGCGGACCGCAAGGGCGGGCACCTGGTGGTCCGGCGCTCGGACGGGCGGATCGTGCTGCGGGAGTCCGCGCAGACCGCGCCCGAGGACGCCGACGCCGCGGCCGACATCGCGGCGCACGCCTACTTCAACACCAACAACCTGTGGCTGGACCTCGAGGCGCTCGCCGCGGAGCTGGACCGCACGGGCGGTGTCCTGGACCTGCCGCTGATCCGCAACGAGAAGAACGTCGACCCGACGGACAGGACGTCCCCGAAGGTCGTGCAGATCGAGTCCGCCATGGGCGCCGCGATCGAGGTGTTCGACGGCGCCGCGGTGCTGGAGGTGGGCCGCGAGCGGTTCCTGCCCGTCAAGACGACGAACGACCTGCTGGTGCTGCGCTCCGACGTGTACGACGAGGACGACGCGCACCGCCTCGTCGCCGCCGTCCCCGCGCCGTTCGTGGACCTCGACCCGGCGCACTACGCGCTCGTCGGCGGCTTCGACGCGCTCGTGCCCGACGTGCCGTCGCTGCGTGCCGCGACGTCGCTCAAGGTGCGCGGCCGGTGGACCTTCGGGCCGGACGTGCGGGTCGTCGGTGACGCCGAGCTCGTCGGCGACGGGGGCGAGGTGCCCGCGAGCGCGACGCTCGACGCGGCCGGCGTGCACGCCTGACGCGCCCCGCCCGCGCCCGGCGTCGTCCGGACGTGCCGAGGGCCGGCACCCGGCGTCGTGCGCCGTGGTGCCGGCCCTCGCGTCCGTGCTGGTCGCCCGCTGGTCAGCGGCGCTTGCCGGCCCAGCTCGCGTAGATGATGACGAAGATCGCCGCGAGGACGACCTGCAGGAGGATCTCGATCCAGTCGATGCCGTCGGTGACCGCGACGCCCACCTGCTGCGCCAGCCACGTGCCGATGAGCGCCGCCACGATCCCGATGATGATCGTCACGACGATC contains:
- a CDS encoding glycoside hydrolase family 6 protein, translating into MSAPMPRTSALSRLLTGAVVAVGAALAATTALVPLPATAGPAVREAQVRDLPTGDGRAAGVADRVLSGGVLRAEESIAVGDVRLTMRGDGDLVLTRASAVVWRTATTTPGAHAAVTPAGDLQVVTGGDVLWSAGAASPGARLVVKDHARVYLISTAGASVWSTPTPAAPKVPAVVTLPLPAPLPRPQLPGAGGTRPDGEGERVHRTALRDRPAYADPAGDAAVAARAARASGRTADAVLLEKAAGRGTARWLGPADDTTRVRAYAQAAAAARATPVFVTYAIPDRDCGSHSSGGITTPDGYRAWVDAVAAGIAGSRAVVVVEPDALLHLDRCGDSTERLDLLRYSVGAYAGAGAEVYLDAASSNSFGWSTRHLTDIAQRLRAAGVDRAAGFAVNTSNFQTSAHEVAYGTYVSTLLGGAAFVVDTSRNGNGPLAGPTGTVWCNPEGRALGHPPRATGTGPHVADLWLKTPGRSDGACNGGPAAGRFWEAYLLGLSARAGW
- a CDS encoding UTP--glucose-1-phosphate uridylyltransferase; its protein translation is MNGLALAQRKMRDADVPPAAVDVFSRFYGLLESGSTGIVREADVDPLTDVPHLDTLEVDDAAAADALARTAVIKLNGGLGTSMGMDRAKSLLPVRGRRTFLDVIADQVLAARKNTGARLPLVLMNSFRTRDDSLAALAAHPALAVDGVPLDFLQNREPKLLVDGLTPVDWPADPTLEWCPPGHGDLYPALYSSGVLTALLDAGFRYASVSNSDNLGATPDARVAGWFAATGAPFAAEVARRTPADRKGGHLVVRRSDGRIVLRESAQTAPEDADAAADIAAHAYFNTNNLWLDLEALAAELDRTGGVLDLPLIRNEKNVDPTDRTSPKVVQIESAMGAAIEVFDGAAVLEVGRERFLPVKTTNDLLVLRSDVYDEDDAHRLVAAVPAPFVDLDPAHYALVGGFDALVPDVPSLRAATSLKVRGRWTFGPDVRVVGDAELVGDGGEVPASATLDAAGVHA
- a CDS encoding GlsB/YeaQ/YmgE family stress response membrane protein gives rise to the protein MGISGIISAIVIGAIIGALGRLLVRGKQNISIVVTIIIGIVAALIGTWLAQQVGVAVTDGIDWIEILLQVVLAAIFVIIYASWAGKRR